One genomic window of Salvia miltiorrhiza cultivar Shanhuang (shh) chromosome 4, IMPLAD_Smil_shh, whole genome shotgun sequence includes the following:
- the LOC131021874 gene encoding 8-hydroxygeraniol dehydrogenase-like, which yields MAKSPETEHPVKAYGLAATDTSGHLSPFKFSRRATGDEDVQLKVLYCGICHSDLHYLKNEWGISQYPLVPGHEIVGVVTEVGKKVKKVKVGDKVGVGCMVGSCGSCESCKEDLENYCPKIIPTYSANYHDGSITYGGYSDIMVAEEHFIVRIPDNMPLDSAAPLLCAGITTYSPMRYFGLDKPGMHIGVVGLGGLGHVAVKFAKAFGSKVTVISTSPNKKDEALSNLGADSFLISKNADEMQAAMGTMDGIIDTVSAYHPLMPLIGLLKAHGKLVMLGAPDKPLELPVFPLLAGRKMISGSGIGGMKETQEMIDFAAKHNIKADIELISADYVNTALERLAKADVKYRFVIDVANTLQQS from the exons ATGGCGAAATCACCAGAAACGGAGCACCCTGTTAAGGCCTACGGATTGGCTGCCACTGACACATCTGGTCATCTCTCCCCATTCAAATTTTCAAGAAG GGCTACTGGTGATGAAGACGTGCAGCTGAAAGTGTTGTATTGTGGGATCTGCCACTCGGATCTTCATTACCTCAAGAACGAATGGGGCATCTCTCAGTATCCTCTGGTTCCAGG GCATGAGATTGTGGGAGTGGTAACAGAGGTGGGAAAGAAGGTGAAGAAGGTGAAAGTTGGAGACAAAGTTGGTGTGGGATGCATGGTGGGCTCATGTGGATCATGTGAGAGCTGCAAAGAGGATCTTGAGAATTACTGCCCCAAGATCATCCCCACTTACAGTGCCAATTACCATGATGGAAGCATCACATATGGTGGTTACTCTGACATCATGGTTGCCGAAGAGCATTTCATCGTGCGTATCCCCGACAACATGCCCTTGGATTCTGCTGCTCCTCTTCTATGTGCAGGCATCACCACCTACAGCCCCATGAGATACTTTGGATTAGACAAACCCGGCATGCACATCGGAGTTGTGGGTTTGGGCGGACTAGGCCACGTTGCCGTTAAATTTGCCAAGGCTTTTGGTTCTAAGGTCACAGTCATCAGCACCTCCCCTAACAAGAAGGATGAAGCACTTTCAAATTTGGGCGCAGATTCATTCTTGATCAGCAAAAATGCTGATGAAATGCAG GCTGCTATGGGAACAATGGATGGTATTATTGATACAGTATCAGCTTATCACCCTTTGATGCCACTCATTGGGCTATTGAAAGCTCATGGAAAGCTGGTGATGCTTGGTGCCCCGGACAAGCCTCTTGAGCTACCAGTGTTTCCTCTACTTGCAGGGAGAAAGATGATATCTGGGAGTGGGATTGGAGGAATGAAAGAGACGCAGGAAATGATTGATTTCGCGGCCAAGCACAATATAAAGGCAGATATTGAATTAATTTCAGCAGATTACGTTAACACTGCGCTAGAGCGTCTGGCTAAAGCAGATGTGAAGTACCGCTTCGTGATAGACGTAGCCAACACCCTCCAGCAATCTTAA
- the LOC131021878 gene encoding 8-hydroxygeraniol dehydrogenase-like, with product MAKSPETEHPVKAYGLAATDTSGHLSPFKFSRRATGDEDVQLKVLYCGICHSDLHYLKNEWGISQYPLVPGHEIVGVVTEVGKKVKKVKVGDKVGVGCMVGSCGSCESCKEDLENYCPKIIPTYSANYHDGSITYGGYSDIMVAEEHFIVRIPDNMPLDSAAPLLCAGITTYSPMRYFGLDKPGMHIGVVGLGGLGHVAVKFAKAFGSKVTVISTSPNKKDEALSNLGADSFLISKDADEMQAAMGTMDGIIDTVSAYHPLMPLIGLLKAHGKLVMLGAPDKPLELPVFPLLAGRKMISGSGIGGMKETQEMIDFAAKHNIKADIELISADYVNTALERLAKADVKYRFVIDVANTFQQS from the exons ATGGCGAAATCACCGGAAACAGAGCACCCTGTCAAGGCCTACGGATTGGCTGCCACTGACACATCTGGTCATCTCTCCCCATTCAAATTTTCAAGAAG GGCTACTGGTGATGAAGACGTGCAGCTGAAAGTGTTGTATTGTGGGATCTGCCACTCGGATCTTCATTACCTCAAGAACGAATGGGGCATCTCTCAGTATCCTCTGGTTCCAGG GCATGAGATTGTGGGAGTGGTAACAGAGGTGGGAAAGAAGGTGAAGAAGGTGAAAGTTGGAGACAAAGTTGGTGTGGGATGCATGGTGGGCTCATGTGGATCATGTGAGAGCTGCAAAGAGGATCTTGAGAATTACTGCCCCAAGATCATCCCCACTTACAGTGCCAATTACCATGATGGAAGCATCACATATGGTGGTTACTCTGACATCATGGTTGCCGAAGAGCATTTCATCGTGCGTATCCCCGACAACATGCCCTTGGATTCTGCTGCTCCTCTTCTATGTGCAGGCATCACCACCTACAGCCCCATGAGATACTTTGGATTAGACAAACCCGGCATGCACATCGGAGTTGTGGGTTTGGGCGGACTAGGCCACGTTGCCGTTAAATTTGCCAAGGCTTTTGGTTCTAAGGTCACAGTTATTAGCACCTCCCCTAACAAGAAGGATGAAGCACTGTCAAATTTGGGCGCAGATTCATTCTTGATCAGTAAAGATGCAGATGAAATGCAG GCTGCTATGGGAACAATGGATGGTATTATTGATACAGTATCAGCTTATCACCCTTTGATGCCACTCATTGGGCTATTGAAAGCTCATGGAAAGCTGGTGATGCTTGGTGCCCCGGACAAGCCTCTTGAGCTACCAGTGTTTCCTCTACTTGCAGGGAGAAAGATGATATCTGGGAGTGGGATTGGAGGAATGAAAGAGACGCAGGAAATGATTGATTTCGCGGCCAAGCACAATATAAAGGCAGATATTGAATTAATTTCAGCAGATTACGTTAACACTGCGCTAGAGCGTCTGGCTAAAGCAGATGTGAAGTACCGCTTCGTGATAGACGTAGCCAACACCTTCCAGCAATCTTAA
- the LOC131021875 gene encoding probable mannitol dehydrogenase → MAKSPETEHPVKAFGLAATDSSGHLSPFKFSRRATGDEDVQFKVLYCGICHSDLHHIKNEWGFSQYPLVPGHEMVGVVTEVGKKVEKVRVGDRVGVGCMVGSCGSCESCKEDLENYCPKIIPTYSANYRDGSITYGGYSDIMVAEEHFIVRIPDNIPLDAAAPLLCAGITTYSPMRYFGLDKPGMHIGVVGLGGLGHVAVKFAKAFGSKVTVISTSPDKKEEALSHLGADSFLISKDADEMQGGVGTMDGIIDTVSAAHPLMPLIGLLKAHGKLILVGAPAKPLELPVFPLLAGRKMICGSGNGGMKETQEMIEFAAKHNIKADIELISTDYISTAMERLAKADVKYRFVIDVGNTLKQY, encoded by the exons ATGGCGAAATCACCGGAAACAGAGCACCCTGTCAAGGCCTTTGGATTGGCTGCCACTGACTCATCTGGCCATCTCTCCCCTTTCAAATTTTCCAGAAG GGCTACTGGTGATGAAGACGTGCAATTCAAAGTGTTGTACTGTGGAATCTGCCACTCCGATCTTCATCACATCAAGAACGAATGGGGATTCTCTCAGTATCCTCTTGTTCCAGG GCATGAGATGGTAGGAGTGGTAACAGAAGTAGGGAAGAAGGTCGAGAAGGTGAGAGTAGGAGACAGAGTTGGCGTGGGATGCATGGTGGGATCATGTGGATCATGTGAGAGCTGCAAAGAGGATCTTGAGAATTACTGCCCCAAGATCATCCCCACTTACAGTGCCAATTACCGTGATGGAAGCATCACATATGGTGGTTACTCTGATATCATGGTTGCCGAAGAGCATTTTATTGTGCGTATCCCCGACAACATCCCCTTGGATGCTGCTGCTCCTCTTCTATGTGCAGGGATCACCACTTACAGCCCCATGAGATACTTTGGACTAGACAAACCCGGGATGCACATCGGAGTTGTGGGTTTGGGTGGACTAGGTCATGTTGCCGTTAAATTTGCCAAGGCTTTTGGTTCTAAGGTCACAGTCATTAGCACCTCCCCTGACAAAAAGGAGGAAGCACTTTCTCATTTGGGCGCGGATTCTTTCTTGATCAGTAAAGATGCAGATGAAATGCAG GGTGGTGTGGGAACAATGGATGGCATTATTGATACAGTATCAGCAGCGCACCCTTTGATGCCGCTTATTGGGCTATTGAAGGCTCACGGAAAGCTTATCCTAGTTGGAGCACCAGCAAAGCCTCTGGAGCTACCAGTCTTTCCTCTACTTGCAG GGAGAAAGATGATATGTGGAAGTGGGAATGGAGGGATGAAAGAAACGCAGGAAATGATTGAGTTTGCGGCGAAGCACAATATAAAGGCAGATATTGAATTGATTTCGACAGACTACATTAGCACTGCGATGGAGCGGCTTGCCAAAGCTGATGTGAAGTATCGGTTTGTGATTGATGTAGGCAACACCCTCAAACAATATTGA